The following are from one region of the Strix aluco isolate bStrAlu1 chromosome 30, bStrAlu1.hap1, whole genome shotgun sequence genome:
- the LOC141916721 gene encoding uncharacterized protein LOC141916721: MGWPNFQGTTRTFPGTVKPDFQWDLWKAITAYYWVHFCLAKPLRLGMPLLLPLQIPFSLTMPGRIIQKSCPNLTKMSCYLHQCLPPVYQDPIPIKCPPMYTTRHLPVPTWHSTLCTPQYVTPCIPRQRIMSSSFSQQQCVTKCVPRQQYATKCVPQQQRVTQCILQQPCITRCVTTCVPQQQCATKGVSQQPCVTKCVPQQQCATTGMPQECATKCVTTYAPQQQCETRCVTTCVPQKPYLTKGIPQEQCATKCIPQQCVTTYSPQQQCATRCVTTCVPQQRATKCVSYQFVTSCAPQQCATSNVPQQCANRCVTKCVPQQQCATKGVTICVPQQCETACAPQQQCVTKCVPQQQCVTKCVPQQQCATKCVPQQQCVTKCVPQQQCATKCVPQQQCVTKCVPQQQCATKCVPQQQCVTKCVPQQQCATKCVPQQQCATKCVPQQQCATKCVPQQQCVTKCVPQQQCATKCVPQQQCVTKCVPQQQCATNCVPQQQCATKCVPQQQCATKCVPQQQCVTKCVPQQQCQSGGVKISSHSKKYCSASKWPW; the protein is encoded by the exons ATGGGATGGCCCAATTTCCAGGGAACCACCAGGACATTTCCAGGGACTGTGAAGCCTGACTTCCAGTGGGACCTCTGGAAAGCCATTACTGCATATTACTGGGTGCACTTCTGCCTTGCAAAACCCCTGAGGCTGGGGAtgccactgctgctgcctctgcaaaTACCATTCAGTCTTACCATGCCGGGAAGGATTATACAAAAG TCCTGCCCAAACCTCACCAAGATGTCGTGCTACCTACATCAGTGCCTCCCTCCTGTCTACCAGGACCCCATCCCCATCAAGTGCCCGCCGATGTACACCACCAGACACCTGCCAGTGCCTACCTGGCACTCGACACTGTGCACCCCACAGTATGTGACCCCCTGCATCCCCCGGCAGCGGATCATGTCCTCCAGCTTCTCTCAACAGCAGTGTGTGACCAAGTGTGTGCCGCGGCAGCAGTACGCAACCAAATGTGTGCCGCAGCAGCAGCGTGTGACCCAGTGCATCCTACAGCAGCCGTGTATAACTCGGTGCGTGACAACCTGTGTGCCGCAGCAACAGTGTGCAACCAAGGGTGTGTCGCAGCAGCCTTGTGTGACCAAGTGTGTGCCGCAGCAGCAGTGTGCGACCACAGGTATGCCGCAAGAGTGTGCAACCAAGTGCGTGACCACCTATGCCCCCCAGCAGCAGTGCGAGACCAGGTGTGTGACCACATGTGTGCCGCAGAAGCCGTACCTGACCAAGGGCATCCCACAGGAGCAGTGTGCCACCAAGTGCATCCCGCAGCAGTGTGTGACCACGTACAGCCCGCAGCAGCAGTGTGCCACCAGGTGTGTCACCACGTGTGTCCCGCAGCAACGTGCGACCAAGTGTGTTTCATACCAGTTTGTGACCTCTTGTGCCCCACAGCAGTGTGCCACCTCGAATGTCCCGCAGCAATGTGCAAACAGGTGTGTGACCAAGTGTGTCCCGCAGCAGCAGTGTGCCACCAAGGGTGTTACCATCTGTGTCCCACAGCAGTGTGAGACAGCTTGTGCcccacagcagcagtgtgtgACCAAATGTGTTCCACAGCAGCAGTGTGTCACCAAatgtgtcccacagcagcagtgtgcgACCAAgtgtgtcccacagcagcagtgcgTCACCAAatgtgtcccacagcagcagtgtgcgACCAAgtgtgtcccacagcagcagtgtgtcACCAAgtgtgtcccacagcagcagtgtgccACCAAatgtgtcccacagcagcagtgtgtcACCAAgtgtgtcccacagcagcagtgtgccACCAAatgtgtcccacagcagcagtgtgcgACCAAgtgtgtcccacagcagcagtgtgccACCAAatgtgtcccacagcagcagtgtgtgACCAAgtgtgtcccacagcagcagtgtgccACCAAatgtgtcccacagcagcagtgtgtcACCAAgtgtgtcccacagcagcagtgtgccACCAActgtgtcccacagcagcagtgtgcgACCAAgtgtgtcccacagcagcagtgtgccACCAAatgtgtcccacagcagcagtgtgtgACCAAgtgtgtcccacagcagcagtgtcaGTCAGGTGGAGTAAAAATTTCAAGTCACTCTAAAAAGTACTGCTCTGCATCCAAATGGCCCTGGTAA
- the LOC141916793 gene encoding uncharacterized protein LOC141916793 → MSLDQMQIKQEITLPPGLSKTISKQSQEPVPCTEQVPCPQQQSEVQVPTPCAEPVPVAVVPCPEKTVPLPTPVVEPAKEETPVVVIPKCPPQEQQQQQQCKLPPVSCPEPVPCPEEKSTCKELPVPAPVSCSDPTPCVLEKQECQETPVPVPVTCSEAAACAQEKQQCKEIPVPTPVPCPEPAPCPQEKQECKEIPTPEPIPVQCPEPTPCAQEKQQCKETPVPIPVQCPEPAPCPQEKQQCKEIPVPTPVPCPEPAPCPQEKQECKEIPVPTPCPPEKQEGKETPVPTPVQCPEPGKCSLPENCPPIEQQQVKQPNQWPPMQK, encoded by the exons ATGTCTTTGGATCAAATGCAAATCAAGCAGGAAATCACCCTCCCACCTGGCCTGAGCAAAACTATTTCAAAGCAAAGCCAAGAGCCTGTGCCATGCACTGAGCAGGTCCCATGTCCACAGCAACAATCTGAAGTCCAAGTCCCAACACCTTGTGCAGAACCAGTCCCAGTAGCAGTGGTACCGTGCCCAGAGAAAACAGTGCCATTACCAACACCGGTGGTGGAACCAGCCAAGGAAGAAACACCAGTGGTTGTAATACCCAAGTGTCcaccccaggagcagcagcagcaacagcaatgcAAGCTACCACCTGTATCATGCCCTGAACCTGTTCCATGCCCTGAAGAGAAATCAACATGCAAAGAGCTGCCTGTGCCAGCCCCTGTTTCCTGCTCTGATCCAACTCCATGTGTGCTGGAGAAGCAGGAGTGCCAGGAGACCCCTGTGCCAGTTCCCGTTACCTGCTCGGAGGCTGCAGCATGTGCCCAAGAGAAGCAGCAATGCAAGGAGATCCCTGTGCCAACCCCTGTTCCATGCCCTGAACCTGCACCATGTCCCCAGGAGAAGCAGGAGTGCAAAGAGATCCCT ACCCCTGAGCCAATCCCTGTTCAGTGCCCTGAACCCACACCATGTGCCCAAGAAAAGCAACAGTGCAAGGAGACCCCTGTGCCAATCCCTGTTCAGTGCCCTGAACCTGCACCGTGTCCTCAGGAGAAGCAGCAATGCAAGGAGATCCCTGTGCCAACCCCTGTTCCATGCCCTGAACCTGCACCATGTCCCCAGGAGAAGCAGGAGTGCAAGGAGATCCCTGTGCCCACCCCGTGCCCTCCAGAGAAGCAGGAAGGCAAAGAGACCCCCGTGCCAACCCCTGTTCAGTGCCCTGAGCCAGGGAAGTGCTCCCTTCCAGAGAATTGTCCTCCCATCGAGCAGCAGCAGGTGAAGCAGCCCAACCAGTGGCCACCCATGCAGAAGTAA